Within Saccharomonospora cyanea NA-134, the genomic segment GGTGGCTGGTGGACGGCGGCCCCCAGGAGGTCGGCATCATCCCGTCGGTCACGCGCCCGTTCTGCGCGGCGTGCGAACGGACCCGGCTGACCGCGGACGGTGCCGTGCGCTCGTGCCTGTTCAGCACCACCGAGACGGACCTGCGCGGCCTGCTCCGCGAGGGCGCCGACGACGAGCGGATCGCCGACGCGTGGCGCGACACGATGTGGGGCAAACTCGCGGGACACGAGATCAACGAGGCCGGTTTCGCCCAACCGATCCGTCCCATGAGCGCGATCGGCGGGTGACAGCCACACCGCCCACCTCGGCGGAAGTGACGAAGGAGTGGTCCATGAGCACAGCGGGCACCGACGGCGTGATCGAGACCTCTCAGGGAGCCGACCAGCACACGCTGACCGTGAGGGTGCGGTACTTCGCCTCGGCGCGTGCGGCCGCGGGGGTGGACAGCGAGCTGGTACGACTGTCGCCCTCGGCGTCCGTGGCCGACGCCGTCGAACACCTGCGGACCGCACATCCCGAACGCCTGCCGCGCGTCCTGGACGCCGCGAGCTTCCTGCTCGACGGCATCGCCGTGCGGGATCTCGACCGCCCGCTGCCCGACGGCGCGGAGCTGGACGTCCTCCCTCCCTTCGCGGGGGGCTGACGGCTCGCCGACCCCGCAGCCGGGGTCGTGACACGCCCGACACGGCGAGCTTCGCCGCCTCGGCCTCACATTCACCGGGTGGCGACGTCCGCCACCTTCGCCGTTCCCTCGGCTCGCCGCGGGCCCGCTGCGCTCCTGCCACCGGGATGCCCCGCAGGACCGTGGGGTGGCGGGAGTTCGTCGCGACAGGTGTGAACCATGTGAACACGATCTGTCCGATCTGTCTTTTTCCGCAACTTCGGGCAACCCTTGGCACCGTCCGACGAGGAGTTCCGAACGGCTCCGTTCGTCGTTGCCACAAACGGAGCAGGGGGTCTAGACCGTGGTGACTCAGACCTCACTTTGGGTGAAATATTTCAGAAGGGAAACGGAGTTATAACGGCCCTCTGATCAGGGAAAATACCACAATCGCAAAAGGTTGCCCACCGTTACGGTGACCTAGCTCACGCCGACAAAGATTTCCGATCACGCTCGACGTTACGTACCGTCGCATTCCGGTTGGCCCCGAACCGACCAACGACCGGGATCCCGTTGCGCCGAGCCCAGTCCGGCGGAATCCCGGAACCGAAACCCCGAGCACAGAGCTTCTCGGACTGGGACGGGAAGGAGTCGGCATCCCCCGGTGCCGGCTGCCGATCGAAGACCGATCGGCCAGGCCCCCGGCCTGCCTTGCGACCTCGTAGGTGCGGAAGTCGAACGAGTCAACATGGCTTACCGAGGCAAGCACCGCAAACCCTCCGCCGCGTCCCGCAACCTCGCCCGCGTCGCCGTCGCCGGTATCGCCGTCGGCGCGCCGCTGACGATCGCGGCCGCTCCCGCCCAGGCGGAGAGCGTGAACTGGGACGCCATCGCCGAGTGCGAAAGCGGTGGCGACTGGAGCATCAACACCGGAAACGGCTACTACGGCGGCCTGCAGTTCAGCCTCAGCACCTGGCAGGCCTACGGCGGCACGGGCATGCCCCACGAGACGTCTCGTGAGCAGCAGATCGCCATCGCCGAGCGAGTCCTGGACGGCCAGGGCATCGGCGCGTGGCCGGTGTGCGGCTCCAGGGGCTACTCCAGCGCCAGCTACGAGGGCACCAACACCGAGGGTGCCGCCCCGAGCGGCGACAGCGGCAGCAGCAGCGGCTCGTCCGGCGAGTCCACGCAGGAGAGCAGCGACCCCGCCCCTGCCCCGTCGTCCGCACCTTCCACGCCGTCCACCCCGAGCGGCGTCGCGAAGTCGAACCCCGAGGGCGACTACGTCGTCAAGAAGGGCGACACCCTCAGCGCCATCGCCAAGGAGAAGAACGTCGAGGGTGGCTACCACGAGCTCGTCGAGCTGAACGACGGCTACATCTCCAACCCCGACTACATCGTGGTGGGCCAGAAGATCGCCACCAAGTGACCCTTCGTGGTCGCCCGCACCCGAGTTCACCTGGGTGCCGCTGAAGGTCCCACCGCTGTCCCCCGGGCGGTGGGGCCTTCACACCACAAAGCACAACCGCACAACCGCGACAGTGGACGGCCGCACGAGGTGCGTCAGGACTCGTGCGATCCCGCATGGTCGCCTGCCGCGCCGGGAATCCGCTTCAGCACAGCGGGCTCCACCGTGAACGCGTCCGAGCCGCCTGGAACGTCGCCGCTCGAACCCGGATCCAGCCGCTCGTTGATGCGGAGCCCCATACCCCGCCCTTTCCGGGCATGGCGATCCGCGCCACAGACACGGCTTGGATTCGGCGCTCCGTGGCGTGCTTTTCGGTCGCGAGCCGATGCGCGCGAAACCACGTCGGCCGATCAGGACCGGGCCGACGGGGCCGGCATCGGCTACCGACGCGCTGTCAGGGCGAGTTGACCCACTCGTCGGTGCCGTCGTCGAACCACTGGTGCTTCCACACCGGAAGGTGCGTCTTCACCTCGTCGACGAGTTCGGAACACGTGGCGAACGCCTCCGCGCGGTGATCGGCGGCCACCGCGCAGGCGAGCGCGACATCGCCGATCTGCAACGTGCCGAGTCGGTGGCTGACCGCCACGGCCCGCACCCCGCTGCGGTGGGCGACCACGTCCGAGACGACCCTGGCCAGCACCTCCCCTGCGGTGGGGTGCCCCTCGTAGTGCAGGGACGTCACGGTGCGCCCGTTGTCGTGGTCACGCACCACGCCACCGAAGGTCACCACGGCTCCCGCTCCGGCGTCGGACACCAGCCGCGCGTGCTCCTCGACCGAGAGCTCCTCCTCCGTGACGTGGGCGAGCGCGACCCTGGCCTGACCACCGTTGCCGCTCGGATCATGGACGACCGTGTTGTGGGCGGCCTCCGACTCCTCCAGCACGTGACTCACCGACCGGTGGTGGTCTCCACCGGCGATCTGGTCCAGCGCGTGGTCCAGAACCCCGTCGAGGACCGTCAGCCCGTCGTTCACCCCACCCCGGGAGCCGGGAAGGTTCACCACGAGCGTGCGACCCGAGACGCCCGCGAGTCCTCGGGACAGCATCGCCGTGGGAACGGTGTCCTGTCCCGCCACACGGATGGCGTCCGCGAGACCGGGCAGTTCGAAGTCGAGGACTCCCGCCGTGGCCTCCGGCGTCCGGTCGGTGGGTGAGACGCCGGTGCCTCCCGTGGTGACGACCAGGTCCACGTCCTCGGCCAGGCACGCACGCAACGCTTCCGCGACGGGCTCCCCGTCCTCCACGACCCGCGGCTCCGGCACGTCGAACGAACGCTTCGCGAGCCACTCCTTGATGACCGGCCCCGTGCGGTCCGGGTAGATCCCCGCGGCCGCCCGGTTGGACGCCACGATCACTCGCGCCGTGCGGTTCATGCGCCCTCCTGTGCCTTGCGGGCATCGCCACGCCACCACGAACCGGACTTCCCGCCCTCCTTGCGCACCAACCTCACGCCGTCGAGGGTCGCCGCGGGGTCCACGGCCTTGATCATGTCGTGTAGAGCGAGCCCGGCGACGGCGACAGCGGTCAGTGCCTCCATCTCGACGCCGGTGCGGTCACTCGTGCGGGCCGTGGCGGTGATGTCCACGCTGTCGGCCCCGAGCTCGAAGTCGACATCCACCTTCGTCAGGGCGATCTGGTGACACAGGGGGATCAGCTCGGGGGTCCGCTTGGCTCCCATGATCCCCGCGATGCGGGCTGTGGCCAGCGCGTCGCCCTTGGGCAGGCCGCCCTCGGCCAGCAGGCCGAGCACCTCGGAGGTCGTCCGCACCGTGCCACACGCCACCGCGGTACGCGCGGTGACGTCCTTGGCCGAGACGTCGACCATCCGAGCCGCACCCGAATCGTCGAGGTGGCTGAGTTCACTCACGAAGTCGAGACTACTTCGTCCTTCCGCGCCGCGGCTTTGACCGCCTCGGCCACGGCCGGGGCCACGGCGGAGTCGAACACGCTGGGCACGATGTACGAGGCGTTCAGGCGGTCGTCCACGACGTCGGCGATGGCGTTGGCCGCGGCCAGCAGCATGTCGTCGTCGATCTTGTGGGCCTGCGCGTCCAACAGACCGCGGAACACGCCGGGGAACGCCAGCACGTTGTTGATCTGGTTCGGGTAGTCGCTACGGCCCGTGGCCACGACGGCGGCGTGCCGCTGCGCTTCCAGCGGGTCGATCTCCGGGTCCGGGTTGGCGAGCGCGAAGACGATCGGGTCGTCGGCCATCGTGGCCACCTGCTCGGCACCGAACAGGTTGGGCGCGGACACCCCGATGAAGACGTCGGCCCCCACCAGCGCGTCGTGCAGCGAGCCGACCAGCTGCTTCGAGTTCGTGCGCTCCGCGATCCAGCGCAGGTTGTCGTCGAGGCCCGGGCGCTGCTCGTGCACGATGCCGTCGATGTCCACCGCGACGATGTCGGCGGGGGCCTTGCGCAGCAGCAGGCGGATGATGGCCGACCCGGCCGCGCCGACGCCGCTGACCACGATGCGGCACTGCTCGATGGGCTTGTTCACCACGCGCAGCGCGTTCCGCAACGCGGCCACCACGACGATGGCGGTGCCGTGCTGGTCGTCGTGGAACACCGGGATGTCGAGCTGCTCCCGCAGGCGACGCTCGATCTCGAAACACCGCGGCGCGGCGATGTCCTCCAGGTTGATGCCCGCGTACACCGGAGCGAGCGCCTTCACCGTCCTGATGATCTCTTCGGTGTCCTGCGTGTCCAGGCACACCGGCCACGCGTCGACGTCGGCGAACTTCTTGAACAGCGCCGCCTTGCCCTCCATCACGGGCAGCGCCGCGGCCGGGCCGATGTTGCCGAGGCCCAGCACGGCCGAGCCGTCGGTGACCACGGCGACCGTGTTGCGCTTTATGGTCAGCCTGCGCGCGTCGTCGGGGTTGGCCGCGATGGCCTTGCACACGCGGGCGACGCCCGGCGTGTAGGCGCGGGACAGGTCGTCACGGTTGCGGAGAGCGACCTTGGGGCTGACCTCGAGCTTGCCGCCGAGGTGCATGAGGAACGTGCGGTCGGACACCTTCCGCACGTGCACACCGGGCAACGCGTCGAGGGCCTTGGTGATGTCGTCGGCGTGGTCGGCCGACAACACGTTGGCCGTGATGTCGACGACGATGGCGTCCGGGTGCGACTCGACGATGTCGAAGGCCGTCAGGACACCACCTACCCGGCCGACTGCCGTGGTGAGGTCGCCGGCCGCGCTCGCCGACGGCGGGGCCTCCAGTCGCACGGTGATCGAGTAACCGGGACCGGGAACGGGCATGGGCTTACCCCCGCATCAATGACTCACACTGACTGGCGCTGGATTCGGGAGAAAAGCCTATCCGCATGTGCGAGGTCACATTCGGCCGGATGGGTGACTCGCCGGTAACGTCGGGTCCGGCTACGCGGACCTGTTGATCTCGGTCTCGGGGTGCTCGTAGGGCACGGAGTCGAGGGGGAAG encodes:
- a CDS encoding MoaD/ThiS family protein; translated protein: MSTAGTDGVIETSQGADQHTLTVRVRYFASARAAAGVDSELVRLSPSASVADAVEHLRTAHPERLPRVLDAASFLLDGIAVRDLDRPLPDGAELDVLPPFAGG
- a CDS encoding transglycosylase family protein codes for the protein MAYRGKHRKPSAASRNLARVAVAGIAVGAPLTIAAAPAQAESVNWDAIAECESGGDWSINTGNGYYGGLQFSLSTWQAYGGTGMPHETSREQQIAIAERVLDGQGIGAWPVCGSRGYSSASYEGTNTEGAAPSGDSGSSSGSSGESTQESSDPAPAPSSAPSTPSTPSGVAKSNPEGDYVVKKGDTLSAIAKEKNVEGGYHELVELNDGYISNPDYIVVGQKIATK
- a CDS encoding molybdenum cofactor biosynthesis protein MoaE, with the translated sequence MNRTARVIVASNRAAAGIYPDRTGPVIKEWLAKRSFDVPEPRVVEDGEPVAEALRACLAEDVDLVVTTGGTGVSPTDRTPEATAGVLDFELPGLADAIRVAGQDTVPTAMLSRGLAGVSGRTLVVNLPGSRGGVNDGLTVLDGVLDHALDQIAGGDHHRSVSHVLEESEAAHNTVVHDPSGNGGQARVALAHVTEEELSVEEHARLVSDAGAGAVVTFGGVVRDHDNGRTVTSLHYEGHPTAGEVLARVVSDVVAHRSGVRAVAVSHRLGTLQIGDVALACAVAADHRAEAFATCSELVDEVKTHLPVWKHQWFDDGTDEWVNSP
- the moaC gene encoding cyclic pyranopterin monophosphate synthase MoaC, with translation MSELSHLDDSGAARMVDVSAKDVTARTAVACGTVRTTSEVLGLLAEGGLPKGDALATARIAGIMGAKRTPELIPLCHQIALTKVDVDFELGADSVDITATARTSDRTGVEMEALTAVAVAGLALHDMIKAVDPAATLDGVRLVRKEGGKSGSWWRGDARKAQEGA
- a CDS encoding NAD-dependent malic enzyme is translated as MPVPGPGYSITVRLEAPPSASAAGDLTTAVGRVGGVLTAFDIVESHPDAIVVDITANVLSADHADDITKALDALPGVHVRKVSDRTFLMHLGGKLEVSPKVALRNRDDLSRAYTPGVARVCKAIAANPDDARRLTIKRNTVAVVTDGSAVLGLGNIGPAAALPVMEGKAALFKKFADVDAWPVCLDTQDTEEIIRTVKALAPVYAGINLEDIAAPRCFEIERRLREQLDIPVFHDDQHGTAIVVVAALRNALRVVNKPIEQCRIVVSGVGAAGSAIIRLLLRKAPADIVAVDIDGIVHEQRPGLDDNLRWIAERTNSKQLVGSLHDALVGADVFIGVSAPNLFGAEQVATMADDPIVFALANPDPEIDPLEAQRHAAVVATGRSDYPNQINNVLAFPGVFRGLLDAQAHKIDDDMLLAAANAIADVVDDRLNASYIVPSVFDSAVAPAVAEAVKAAARKDEVVSTS